The genome window AGCCCGCGCCCGCGTAGCCGTCGGTGCCGTCGATGGTTGCGCCCACCGAAGCCACGTTGGGCACGAAGAAGGGCGCAATCGCCTGCATCGCGGCAAGGCCCTCGGCGTTGTCGGGGTCGATCGGCGGCCAGAACAGCCCGCGCGGGCTGGAGGCGGCCTCATAGGCGAGGCCCGAGTTGGTCGAGGCAAAGGCAGCATCCACCTGGCCCTCGATCAGCCCCTTCCAGCTTGCGCCGAAACCGCCGAACTCCACCACTTCCACGTCGTCCCAGGTGAGGCCGCCATAGGCGAGGTAGGCCTCGGTGTTCACGTTCAGCGCCGGTGCGCCGACGATATAGGCCACGCGCTTGCCCTTGAGGTCGCTGAACTCCTTGATGTCAAGATCCGCGGCCACGCCGACGCCCAGGTTGATCGCCCCGCCGTTGTTGGCGGCAATCACCCGAATGGGCTGCGGCCCCCAGTTCTCGGCCCCGAAGTCAAAGGCCCCTTCCTGCGACATGAAGCTGCCGCCAACGCCCGTGGCGCTGAACTCCACGCGCCCCTGCCGCAGCGGCTCGGTGCGGCTCACATCGTTCTTGCCGGGCAGCACCCGCAGGTTGATCCCGTAGGTGTCCTGAAGCGCCGCGCCAATGGCGACGGCCTGGTTGTAGCCCGCAGAGCCGGTGTCATAGGCCGTCCAGCTCATCTGCTTGGGCAGCGCCGTCTCCTGCGCCGCGACGGGGGTGGCCAGCAGCATCACCCCGGCGAGCATTGCGATCGTCTGTTTCATTCATTCCTCCCATGTGGTGCGGGCAGCCCCGGTTGGCCCGGGTCTCCTCCTCCCGCGTCTTCCGCCTCCCGTCCGGCGCTCGGTGCGCTCTGCGGAATTGCGTTTCGCAAATGGAGCATCTATCACGATGGGGCGTCGGTCAAGACGCTTACGGTCTTCGGGAAACCGCCGGGGTCGGGCCCCGCGTTTCGCGGTCGCCCGAAGGGAGAGGCAGCGAACACGCGGTGTCGCCATGTCCCGAAGACCCATGAGGGGAGGAGATGCAAAATGGTGCGAGCCGCCGATCTTTTGGTGGAGTGCCTGCTGGCCCATGGGGCCGACCGGCTGTTCTGTGTTCCGGGCGAAAGCTACCTGGCGCTGCTCGATGCGCTGCACGGGCAGGAGGCGGTGGATGTCGTCGTCTGCCGCCACGAAGGCGGGGCAGGGATGGCCGCCGTGGCCGACGCCAAGCTCACCGGCAAGCCCGGCCTTCTGGCGGTGTCACGCGGCCCCGGCGCCATGAACGCCGCCATCGCCCTGCATCTGGCCGAGCAGGACGCCGTGCCGCTGGTGGTTCTGGTCGGGCAGGTGGCCCGATTCGAGCGCGGCCGCGGCGCGTTTCAGGAAATGGATTACGCCCGCGTCTTCGGCAGCTTCGCCAAGCACGTTGAGGAGGTCACCGATGCCTTCCGCCTCCCCGAAGCCCTCGCCCGCGCCTGGGCCGCGGCCCAATCCGGCACCCCCGGCCCGGCGGTTCTGGCCCTGCCCGAAGACATGCTGACCGATGACGTGACCGCCGCCGTCATCCCCCCCATCTCCGTGCCCGTCCCCGGCCCCTCGCAGGCCGACATCACCCGCGCCGCGCAGATGCTCTCCAAGGCCGAGCGCCCGCTCATCATCGCCGGCGGCGGCTTTGCCGCGCCCGCCACCCGCGCCGCGCTCAAGGCGCTGGCCGAAGGGCAGGGGATTCCGGTCGCGACCACCTTCAAGCATCAGGAAGTGTTCGATAATTTCTCGCCCCTCTACGCCGGAAACCTCGGCTTCAAGGTGCCGCCCTCGCTCTGGAAAACCCTCGCCGAAGCCGACCTGATCCTTGCGCTCGGCACCCGTCTGGGCGATGTGCCGACGCAGGGCTACAAGATCCCCGCCGCCCCCGAGCCCACCCAGCCGCTGATCCACGTCTGGCCCGACCCGGCCGTGCTCACCCGCCTCTACCACGCCACCCTCGCCGTGCCCGCCGAGCCGTCGGCCTTCGCCGCCGCCCTCGCGCAGGCCGCGCCCGAGCCGCCCGACCGCGCCGGATGGGCCGCGCGCTGCAACGGCGCCGCGCTGGCGCTGCACCCGCAGGCGAAACCCCGCCAGGACGGGCTCGATTTCGGCGTGGTCGCCGCCGAACTCGCCCGGCAGGCCCCCCGCGATGCCATCGTCACCACCGATTCGGGCAACTTCTCCGGCTGGGTCCACCAGTTCTGGCCCTGGGACGGCAGCCAGCTTGCCGTCGGCGCGGTTGGCGGGGCCATGGGCCTCGGCATCCCCGGCGCGGTGGCCGCCTCTCTGCGCTTCCCGACCCGTTGCGTGCTCGGCTTCGCAGGCGACGGCGGCACCCTGATGACCGGCGCCGAACTCGCCACCGCTCAGGCCAAGGGCGCGACCCCCAAGATCGTCGTGGCCGACAACGGCACCTATGGCACCATCCGCCTGCATCAGGAGCGCGACTTTCCGGCCCGCATCTCCGGCACCGACCTCGACAACCCCGACTTCGCCGCATGGGCCGCCAGCTTCGGCCTCGCCAGCTTTTCCCTCGCCCCGGGCGACGACATAGAGGCCACCGTCACCGCCTTCCTCGCCCACCCCGGCGCGGCCCTGCTCTGCGTGGCCACCTCCGCCGAGGCGATCTCGGCCTATGTCACCGTCACCCAGCTGCGGGAGCGGTCGAAGCAGGCAGGCAAAAGCTGATGGCCCCCTTCACCCGCCACCTCTCCAGCTGGCCCAAGGGCGTGCCGCTCCACATCGAAATCCCGGCCCGCTCCATGGCACAGAACCTCGCGCTCACCGCGCAAGCCACCCCCGAGGGCCCGGCGATCCTCTACTACGGGCGCCACATCACCTATGGCGCGCTTGCCGCCGAAGTGAATGCGCTCGCAGGCTGGCTCGCCGCGCAGGGCGTCGCCAAGGGCGACCGCGTGCTGCTCTACATGCAGAACTCCCCGCAGTTCATCGCTGGCTACTACGCGATCCTGCGCGCCGATGCCGTGGTGGTACCGGTCAACCCGATGAACCGCGCCGCCGAACTCGCCTACCTCTGCGAAGACACCGGCGCCGATGTGGCGCTCGCCGGGCAAGAGCTTCTCCCCTACCTCGCTGACACGCCCCTGCGCCAGATCCTCGCCGCCGCCTACGCCGAACACACCGATCCTTCCTTCCCCTTCCAGCTCCCCGAGCCGCTGAACGCCCCCCCAACCCCCAGCGACGACCCCCGCGTCACCCCATGGTCCGCCGCCATCGCGCAGGGCCACCAGCCCGGCCCGATCACCGCCGCGCCTGATGACCTCGCCCTCATCCCCTACAGCTCCGGCACCACCGGCCAGCCCAAGGGCTGCATGCACTCGCACCGCACCGTCATGAGCACCTGCATCGGCAACACCGTCTGGAACCCCACGCGCGGCAACGGCACAACCCTTGCGAGCCTTCCCCTCTACCACGTCACCGGCATGCAGAACTCGATGAACGCGCCGATCCTCAAGGGCGAGCCGATCATCCTGATGACCCGCTGGGACCGCGCCCTTGCCGCCTACCTCATCGAGCACCACAAGGTCGCCCGCTGGCGCTCCATCACCACCATGGCCATCGACCTCGTCAACGACCCCAACCTCGACAGCTACGATCTCTCCAGCCTCGAAGTCATCGGCGGCGGCGGCGCTTCCATGCCCGAGGCGGTGGCGGCCAAGCTCAAGGATCTCACCGGCCTCGACTACATCGAAGGCTACGGCATGACCGAAACCATGGCGCCGTCGCACATCAATCCGCTCGACGCGCCGCGCCGCCAATGCCTCGGCATCCCCATATTCGACGTGGACTCCCGCGTGATCGACCCGGAGACAGGCGCCGAACTCGGCCCAAACGAGCCGGGCGAAATCATCATGCACGGGCCGCAAAACTTCCTCGGCTACTGGAACCGCCCCGAAGAAACCGAAGCCGCCCATATCGAGATCGACGGCAAGCGTTTCGTGCGCTCCGGCGATATCGGCCGCTACGACGAAACCGGCTTCTTCTACATCGTCGACCGGGTGAAGCGCATGGTCTCCGTCTCCGGCCTCAAGGTCTGGCCCACCGAGGTCGAAGGGC of Oceanicola sp. 502str15 contains these proteins:
- a CDS encoding TAXI family TRAP transporter solute-binding subunit; translated protein: MKQTIAMLAGVMLLATPVAAQETALPKQMSWTAYDTGSAGYNQAVAIGAALQDTYGINLRVLPGKNDVSRTEPLRQGRVEFSATGVGGSFMSQEGAFDFGAENWGPQPIRVIAANNGGAINLGVGVAADLDIKEFSDLKGKRVAYIVGAPALNVNTEAYLAYGGLTWDDVEVVEFGGFGASWKGLIEGQVDAAFASTNSGLAYEAASSPRGLFWPPIDPDNAEGLAAMQAIAPFFVPNVASVGATIDGTDGYAGAGYAYPVLVGTASTDEEMAYAMTKAMVDLYPSFEGKAPGINGWALDKQDMEWVAPYHDGAIRYYKEAGLWNDAAQAHNDKLIARQAALAAAWEELKAEGADNWEEAWAEKRRAALADGGFEVVF
- a CDS encoding thiamine pyrophosphate-binding protein → MVRAADLLVECLLAHGADRLFCVPGESYLALLDALHGQEAVDVVVCRHEGGAGMAAVADAKLTGKPGLLAVSRGPGAMNAAIALHLAEQDAVPLVVLVGQVARFERGRGAFQEMDYARVFGSFAKHVEEVTDAFRLPEALARAWAAAQSGTPGPAVLALPEDMLTDDVTAAVIPPISVPVPGPSQADITRAAQMLSKAERPLIIAGGGFAAPATRAALKALAEGQGIPVATTFKHQEVFDNFSPLYAGNLGFKVPPSLWKTLAEADLILALGTRLGDVPTQGYKIPAAPEPTQPLIHVWPDPAVLTRLYHATLAVPAEPSAFAAALAQAAPEPPDRAGWAARCNGAALALHPQAKPRQDGLDFGVVAAELARQAPRDAIVTTDSGNFSGWVHQFWPWDGSQLAVGAVGGAMGLGIPGAVAASLRFPTRCVLGFAGDGGTLMTGAELATAQAKGATPKIVVADNGTYGTIRLHQERDFPARISGTDLDNPDFAAWAASFGLASFSLAPGDDIEATVTAFLAHPGAALLCVATSAEAISAYVTVTQLRERSKQAGKS
- a CDS encoding long-chain-fatty-acid--CoA ligase, which gives rise to MAPFTRHLSSWPKGVPLHIEIPARSMAQNLALTAQATPEGPAILYYGRHITYGALAAEVNALAGWLAAQGVAKGDRVLLYMQNSPQFIAGYYAILRADAVVVPVNPMNRAAELAYLCEDTGADVALAGQELLPYLADTPLRQILAAAYAEHTDPSFPFQLPEPLNAPPTPSDDPRVTPWSAAIAQGHQPGPITAAPDDLALIPYSSGTTGQPKGCMHSHRTVMSTCIGNTVWNPTRGNGTTLASLPLYHVTGMQNSMNAPILKGEPIILMTRWDRALAAYLIEHHKVARWRSITTMAIDLVNDPNLDSYDLSSLEVIGGGGASMPEAVAAKLKDLTGLDYIEGYGMTETMAPSHINPLDAPRRQCLGIPIFDVDSRVIDPETGAELGPNEPGEIIMHGPQNFLGYWNRPEETEAAHIEIDGKRFVRSGDIGRYDETGFFYIVDRVKRMVSVSGLKVWPTEVEGLMHAHPQITECCIIGRPDPRTGERVRAYIVPKGEVTAEEITSWCRANMAAYKVPKEIVFVQSLPRSPSGKVQWRELMEQAATEAPLAG